The following are encoded together in the Salmonella enterica subsp. enterica serovar Choleraesuis genome:
- the radA gene encoding DNA repair protein RadA, producing the protein MAKAAKRAFVCNECGADYPRWQGQCSACQAWNTITEVRLAASPQAARNERLAGYAGNAGVAKVQKLSEISLEELPRFSTGFKEFDRVLGGGVVPGSAILIGGSPGAGKSTLLLQTLCKLSENMKTLYVTGEESLQQVAMRAHRLGLPADNLNMLSETSIEQICLVAEQEQPKLMVIDSIQVMHMADVQSSPGSVAQVRETAAYLTRFAKTRGVAIIMVGHVTKDGSLAGPKVLEHCIDCSILLDGDADTRFRTLRSHKNRFGAVNELGVFAMTEQGMREVSNPSAIFLSRGDEITAGSSVMVVWEGTRPLLVEIQALVDQSMMSNPRRVAVGLEQNRLAILLAVLHRHGGLQMADQDVFVNVVGGVKVMETSADLALLLAMVSSLRDRPLPQDLVVFGEVGLAGEIRPVPSGQERITEAAKHGFKRAIVPHANMPRKLPEGMQVFGVKKLADALNIFDDL; encoded by the coding sequence GTGGCAAAAGCAGCCAAACGCGCATTCGTCTGTAACGAATGTGGTGCCGATTATCCGCGCTGGCAGGGGCAATGCAGTGCCTGCCAGGCGTGGAATACTATCACCGAAGTGCGCCTTGCGGCCTCACCGCAGGCGGCGCGCAACGAGCGGCTGGCGGGCTATGCCGGGAATGCCGGAGTAGCGAAAGTACAAAAACTTTCTGAAATTAGCCTGGAGGAGCTGCCGCGCTTTTCAACCGGTTTTAAAGAGTTTGACCGGGTGCTGGGCGGCGGCGTCGTTCCGGGCAGCGCCATTCTTATTGGCGGTAGCCCAGGGGCGGGTAAATCGACTCTGCTTCTCCAGACCCTGTGTAAGCTGTCGGAAAACATGAAGACGCTGTACGTGACCGGTGAAGAGTCACTTCAGCAGGTAGCGATGCGCGCCCATCGCCTGGGGCTGCCGGCTGATAATCTGAATATGCTATCGGAAACCAGCATCGAGCAAATTTGCCTGGTGGCCGAGCAGGAACAGCCGAAGCTGATGGTTATCGATTCCATCCAGGTGATGCATATGGCTGATGTTCAGTCGTCGCCAGGCAGCGTTGCTCAGGTGCGTGAAACGGCAGCCTATCTGACGCGCTTTGCCAAGACTCGCGGTGTGGCGATTATTATGGTGGGTCACGTGACCAAAGACGGATCGCTGGCTGGACCAAAAGTTCTGGAACACTGCATTGACTGCTCTATTTTGCTAGATGGTGATGCCGATACCCGTTTTCGCACCCTGCGCAGCCATAAAAACCGTTTTGGTGCGGTGAATGAGCTTGGGGTATTCGCCATGACCGAGCAGGGGATGCGCGAAGTCAGTAACCCGTCGGCCATCTTCCTCAGCCGAGGTGATGAAATCACTGCTGGTAGTTCGGTAATGGTGGTTTGGGAGGGCACCCGCCCGCTGTTGGTCGAGATCCAGGCGCTGGTGGATCAGTCCATGATGTCGAACCCGCGTCGGGTTGCTGTGGGCCTGGAGCAGAACCGGCTGGCGATTTTGCTGGCGGTGCTGCATCGTCACGGCGGGCTGCAAATGGCTGATCAGGATGTGTTTGTGAACGTTGTCGGCGGTGTAAAAGTCATGGAGACCAGCGCCGACCTGGCGCTGCTGCTGGCAATGGTATCGAGCCTGCGTGACCGGCCTTTGCCGCAGGATTTAGTCGTATTTGGTGAAGTAGGCCTTGCCGGAGAGATTCGTCCTGTGCCGAGTGGCCAGGAGCGTATTACCGAGGCGGCCAAACACGGCTTTAAGCGCGCCATCGTTCCCCATGCCAATATGCCGCGTAAATTGCCGGAAGGTATGCAGGTGTTTGGGGTAAAAAAACTGGCCGATGCTCTGAATATTTTTGACGACTTATAA
- the lplA gene encoding lipoate-protein ligase A — protein sequence MSSLRLLISDSYDPWFNLAVEETIFRQLPPTQRVLFLWRNANTVVIGRAQNPWKECNTRRMERDGIRLARRSSGGGAVFHDLGNTCFTFMAAKPEYDKSVSTQIVIDALARCGIASSASGRNDLVVTTADGERKISGSAYRETPDRGFHHGTLLLDADLSRLADYLNPDPKKLQAKGITSVRSRVANLNELLPGITHEAICDAVCEAFFEHFGERTEAEHISPEALPDLPGFEENFARQSSWEWNFGQAPAFTHTLDERFVWGGIELHFDVERGVISRAQVFTDSLNPAPLETLAAELSGCPYRSDALRDACLALQQRFPEQQTELGELAGWLAEAVR from the coding sequence ATGTCCAGCCTGCGTCTGTTGATCTCCGACTCTTACGACCCATGGTTTAACCTGGCCGTAGAAGAGACTATTTTCCGCCAGTTACCGCCAACCCAGCGGGTACTATTCCTCTGGCGAAACGCGAATACCGTGGTTATTGGCCGGGCGCAAAATCCGTGGAAGGAGTGTAATACCCGCCGAATGGAGCGCGACGGTATCCGCCTGGCGCGACGCAGCAGCGGCGGCGGTGCGGTGTTTCACGATCTGGGGAATACCTGCTTTACCTTTATGGCCGCTAAACCAGAATACGATAAAAGCGTATCTACTCAGATAGTTATAGACGCTCTGGCGCGCTGCGGTATCGCCTCCAGCGCCTCCGGACGCAACGACCTGGTAGTCACCACCGCCGATGGCGAACGTAAGATCTCAGGATCCGCCTACCGGGAAACGCCGGATCGCGGTTTTCACCACGGTACATTACTACTGGATGCAGACCTTAGCCGGCTGGCGGATTATTTGAATCCGGATCCGAAAAAATTGCAGGCAAAAGGGATCACCTCGGTACGCAGCCGGGTCGCTAACCTTAATGAGCTGCTGCCGGGGATCACGCATGAAGCCATCTGCGATGCGGTATGCGAAGCCTTCTTTGAACACTTTGGCGAGCGAACCGAAGCTGAACATATCTCTCCCGAGGCACTACCCGATCTGCCGGGTTTTGAAGAAAATTTTGCCCGTCAAAGCAGCTGGGAGTGGAATTTCGGCCAGGCTCCGGCTTTTACCCACACGCTAGACGAGCGCTTTGTCTGGGGCGGCATCGAGCTGCATTTTGATGTGGAGCGTGGCGTTATTAGCCGTGCCCAGGTGTTTACCGATAGCCTGAATCCCGCCCCGCTGGAAACGCTGGCAGCAGAGTTATCCGGCTGCCCATACCGCAGCGATGCGCTGCGTGATGCCTGTCTTGCATTACAGCAACGTTTTCCAGAGCAGCAGACTGAGCTTGGAGAGTTGGCTGGATGGCTGGCGGAGGCGGTACGGTAG
- a CDS encoding membrane protein: MTELKRKFRLHRVVIVLICLALLVALMQGASWFSQSHQNSRNAQFDELGHTLARQVGYSLLPLMKGNNPDVRHITSILKQLTHDSRVLDAAVYDAAGGLVARSGEDVAVTDRLALNGKKAGSYFSRQIVEPIEGKHAPLGSVRLTLDTHTLATESGQVDNTTNILRLMLLLALAIGIVLTRTLLQGKRTRWQQSPYLLTASKAVEEETPDNDDAPNGKP; encoded by the coding sequence ATGACTGAGTTAAAACGTAAATTCCGGCTGCATCGGGTGGTGATTGTACTTATCTGCCTGGCACTGCTGGTAGCGTTGATGCAGGGGGCGTCCTGGTTTAGCCAGAGCCACCAGAATAGCCGCAACGCCCAGTTTGACGAACTGGGGCATACCCTGGCGCGCCAGGTAGGATATAGCCTGTTGCCGCTAATGAAAGGCAACAATCCCGATGTACGTCATATCACTTCAATACTGAAGCAACTCACCCACGATAGTCGGGTACTGGACGCCGCCGTATATGATGCTGCTGGTGGCCTGGTCGCTCGCAGCGGTGAAGATGTTGCGGTTACCGACAGACTGGCGCTCAACGGGAAAAAAGCCGGGAGCTATTTCAGCCGGCAGATAGTGGAGCCTATTGAAGGCAAACATGCGCCCCTGGGCAGCGTACGCCTGACCCTGGATACCCACACCCTGGCAACCGAATCAGGCCAGGTGGATAACACCACCAATATTCTGCGCCTGATGCTATTGCTGGCGCTGGCTATTGGTATCGTACTTACCCGAACCTTATTACAGGGTAAACGAACCCGCTGGCAGCAATCACCCTATCTGCTCACGGCCAGTAAAGCGGTGGAGGAAGAAACGCCGGATAATGACGATGCTCCAAATGGCAAACCGTAA
- the serB gene encoding phosphoserine phosphatase, whose amino-acid sequence MPNSLTWCDLSDDVSLWPGLPLSLSGDEVMPLDYQAGQTGWLLYGRGLDKARLTAYQRKLGAAMVIVNAWWVEDYLVVRLAGGLTPRASRLAHDGGLDVAPLGRIPQLRQPGLLVMDMDSTAIEIECIDEIARLAGSGDMVAEVTERAMRGELDFATSLRQRVATLEGADVEILDRVLEKLPLMPGLISLVGRLQAMGWKVAIASGGFTFFANHLRDLLKLDAVVANQLEIREGHLTGKVTGAIVDAAYKAMTLNQLAEEYDIPAGQTVAIGDGANDLPMLACAGLGIAYHAKPKVNKKAEVTIRNADLMGVICILSGGYNQE is encoded by the coding sequence ATGCCTAACAGTTTGACCTGGTGCGATCTTTCCGATGATGTCTCCCTGTGGCCTGGGTTGCCGCTATCGCTAAGCGGTGACGAGGTAATGCCTTTAGACTATCAGGCGGGGCAGACCGGATGGTTGCTCTATGGCCGTGGTCTGGATAAAGCCCGTTTAACGGCATATCAACGTAAGCTGGGTGCGGCGATGGTTATCGTCAATGCCTGGTGGGTTGAGGATTATCTGGTGGTGCGTCTGGCCGGAGGCCTTACGCCGCGCGCATCGCGGCTGGCTCATGATGGCGGCCTGGACGTTGCGCCATTGGGTAGAATTCCGCAGCTGCGCCAGCCGGGCTTGCTGGTTATGGATATGGACTCCACCGCAATTGAGATCGAATGTATCGATGAAATTGCCCGTCTGGCGGGTAGCGGCGATATGGTGGCTGAAGTCACTGAGCGCGCAATGCGCGGTGAGCTTGATTTTGCCACCAGCCTGCGTCAGCGAGTGGCGACTCTCGAAGGCGCTGATGTTGAAATTCTCGATCGTGTGCTGGAAAAGTTACCGCTAATGCCGGGTCTGATTTCCCTGGTTGGGCGTCTTCAGGCTATGGGCTGGAAGGTTGCGATTGCTTCCGGTGGTTTTACTTTTTTCGCTAACCATCTGCGCGACCTGCTTAAGCTGGATGCAGTGGTGGCTAACCAGCTTGAGATCCGTGAAGGGCATCTGACCGGGAAAGTCACCGGAGCAATTGTGGATGCAGCTTACAAAGCAATGACGCTAAACCAGCTGGCAGAAGAGTATGATATCCCCGCCGGGCAAACTGTTGCCATTGGCGATGGGGCTAACGATCTGCCTATGCTGGCCTGTGCCGGATTAGGGATTGCCTATCACGCTAAGCCAAAGGTCAATAAAAAGGCCGAGGTAACTATTCGTAATGCTGACCTGATGGGGGTCATTTGCATTCTTTCCGGCGGCTACAATCAGGAATAA